CCATCTTCATCCGATCGGACACCACCAGCGTGGAGCAGGAGACAGTGAAGCACCTGTTCTCCCTGATCTCGGACAAGTTCGGTGCCCGCGGCAAGCTGGTGGATGTTTTCGCTCTGTTCGGCGAGTTCCAGAAGGGCAAGAAGAATGTGTATTTCAACGTAAGTGATCCTATTTCCTTATTTAGGCTTCGGCGTTTCAAAAAACAACTTTCTCTGCAGGACAAGGCCGTTCAGCTCACCACGGAGCTTAAAAACGAAATCCAGAACGAGCAGATCTACGCAGATCTCCAGTGCAATGCTAACAAGATTGGCAAGCAGTGATCACATTTTATACTAGAGCCCACTGTCTGCATCAATAAAATTTAACTCgaatatatatagaaatcaTGTCTTAATGTCTACTAAAGGGAACATCTAATAAGATAGTTTGGTACTGTTAAATAGGGCTAACTAGTTTCCAGATACAATGCTAACAAATTTCGAACATCAAAAGGAATACTTGTAGAGGATTAGATACTTAAAAAGTTTCCCAGCTAATTGACTTTTCACACCTCTCATGAATTATTCAAAACGAAATGTTCTCATTCAATTACAgcaatttattgttttaatttaaaaaaaaagacacATTATATGTATGGAACCAGCtaatgtataatatataatatatatcgTATATGGTATATAGTTTCACATATCTGTGCTCGGGTAAAATCGCCAGGGAAAATCGTACGTTTCACAATTGCTTCGACCATGGTGTGGATTTCGTTTGAGTTTGAGAATAAAATTCGTTGATCCAAACATTCCTGCTGGGGGGAGGGCGGCTGTGGCATCATCTAGTCTTCGGAGGCATCGCGCACGGCCTCTGTGGAAGACTCGGCACCACTGGGtgtctcctcctcctcggaaTAGTCCTCGTCATGGGTGTGGGTCACCACGGTGGGCGTCGACGGACGAGTGTGCACAATGGAGCTCTGGAACAAGGAAGGATTCGATTAAGCACGGTCTAGATTAGAATTTTAGTTTGGCAAGGACTTACTGCGCGATGCAAGTCCTTGGAGTCCTTAACGTGCTCGGCGGTGCCCGCCAAAATGCGAGCCGACTCATCCGGCGAGGCAGCCACCGATGCGGCTCCCGTGGCCGCGGGAACAGGACCCAGCGGCGGAGGCGGCTGATGGGCCTGATCGTGGGCCACCGTCGACTCATGGGGCAGAAGCATGGCCGGAGCTCGGAACATATACGAGAATGGATAGTAAATGAGGTTGAGCAGGGTGGCCGCATATACGTCGGCATACCGCACCACCTGGCTGGAGAAGAAGGTCTGGCGCGAGCCGGAGCGGAAGAGTGAGCCCATCATGCCGTAGGACATGTCCATCTTGTGTGTCACGTCCCGGATGCAGGTGCGCAGCTGCGAAATGTCCGGCTTGACCTTGGCACTCGAGTCGAGATCCCTGTACAGGTCGCCCAGCTTGATGTCCAGGTTCTGTAGCTCCGCAAACAGCTGGCACTCATCCGTCCAAACGTGCAGCTCCCTCACCAACTCGGGCACAATTAGGAAGGTGCGCCAGCCGCGGATCTTCTTCGATTTGAGAATATCGCCAAAGATGTGATCGCCCACATAGAGCACGTCCTTGCCCTTGGCATTGATGAACTTGGTGAAGAGCTCGCAGGAGCCACCGGAATAAACCTGACCCGGCTGCAGGGGTCCAACGTGGGTGCCGATCTTCAGGCTTCCGGTCTTCGTGTCCACCTGCCGCAGCACGGTGCCCTCGTCGAAGAAGAGCGGCTTGCGCGCATCCACCACGATCACATCGAAGTAGGTCTTCCAGTCGCGGTGCGGCTCATCCGGAGTGGCGCCATGGGGGAAATCAAACAGGTAGGTCATGATCTCGTTGGTGTACGTATAGTCGCTGTTGGTCAGCATAAACAGCTTGGCGCCCGACTCCCGGATGCGCGAAAGGACCGTGGGCAAGCGCTCGTCCTTCTTCACATAGTGAGCCATATTCTAGTGGATATAGTAGTGGCATTAAGTACGATCTTCACAAGATGCACTAGGTGCAGTAAACTCACCTGAGTGGTGCGACGCTTCAGATCGCCATCGGAATGCACCCAGTCGACGGCACGTCGCACATCCTGGAAAATCGACTTGTAGGTAAAAAGTAAATCGCCAGCTTTGATGCCGCGCTCAACGCTGTCGGGTGAAAAGAATGAATAGGAGAAAGTAGAGAAAGGGGAATAGAGCAGCAGCGGGGCAGTAGACCAGAAgtcacagatacagatatcTTTGCAGATAAATGCAAGATCAAAAGGTTTATAAAGCTAGGGAGCAAGATTTTCCATTCAAACGATTCCAACTTACCGCACAAAGTCGCTGCTGTTGGTTAGGAAGTCGACGAGACAGGCAAGAAGATAGGTTTCCGGAAGATTGAAGAGAGTATTCAGGACATAGACACGCGACTCGTCCAGTTTCAAGAACTTGTTGGGATACAACTCGTACACCTGGTGACTAAAACGCAATGGGGTTCAGGTCAGTGGGGCTCAGAGGTAAGTTTAAAGTCACTCCACTCACTGCTTGATGAACTCGAAGCCATGAACGCAGACCAGGATGTTGCCGTAGGCATCCACTTTCAGCAGATTCCCGTAGAGAGTGTCGAACCACAGGCCGcgaactgggaaggtgggATCGTACTCGAACTGCAGGATCTCCTTGGGGTAGCCCATGAAGACCAGGCGCTCCTTGACCAGGTTGAAGCCCAGCTGCTCATACTGCGGTGACTTGTATTCTGTTCGGAATAGAGATGGTCAACATTATACGGATATGTGGTAGATGGATGTGTGGTTGGATCGGTGCCTCACCTGCCAAGGTGTAGTCCATATCGAAGCCATAGTACTTGATATTCTCCAAATGCAGCGATCTGTTCACAAACACtctgtaaataaaagaaacaacaGAATATTTGCATTATTATGTTGCATACCTTCGGGCTTAAAAGGAAAAGTTACCACTACTACACAATTTCCATCTAAACATTATACATTGGTCATATTAATATTTCCCAATAGTTATTACTATTATAGATAAAGTTCTTCTTCAAATAATATGAATATTGTATTTGGTCCCTCCTTTCATTTTCAATGCCAATTATCACCTGCTAATTGAGTTTATATCAATGTTTATTACACATAATATATCATTATTTACCCCCATCACACGTTTTCCACATTTTGCGACACTATTCTAGAATTTTTTCAGTCTAGAAAACTAATCGATTTGGCTGATCATTCGATCGGTAAAGTGAGTCAATGGGTTATCAAACTGGCGGTGAATCGCGAATGGAGAATGGCGTGAAAAACTAGCATCAGTTTGCCTCGAGTGCGAAAACTGGCGCATGGAAATGGCGTGAAAATCGTTTGACATTCAATTTTCAACTTTGTCGTGGCTCTTTGATGGCGGCGTGGCGTGGGGCCCTCcggcttttccattttccgccAGCTGAAGGCGTTGCTCGGTCTCAATTCGCCGCGGCTTCGACTGCGGTCAGCAATTAGTGTTGAAAACTTGTTGTGGGCGGCTCgggctgccacgccccttttgcCTTCGACAGACTGTGACtgcgatgtgtgtgtgtgtgtgggtgggtgccACGCCTCTTTGTGGGAAAAACTCATTAGCGGGATGAGCGTGGACAAAATGTTTTGAGAGATACCCTCATTTTTggggttttccattttcatttttggcgcAGAGTTGGGTAACGCGATGTATTCGATTTATCATGGTTGCAAAACTATGCACTTTTCATGCTCCCATCTCTGTTGTTCCCCGCTGAACACTACATATTTTGAATACTTTTTAATGTCTGTCCGATCAATAATTCGATTAATCATGGCTGGATGGGATTATGCCAACACCCCCGCTCCCCCGCAAAAAGAGcatttcagtttcggtttttTGGCCTAATTCGCAGTGTCTCtttgttggcttttttttGCGAAGGGTGTGTGGGGCGGCGGGGAGGGTAGAGTTTTTTATATGTGCTGGGTGTCCATGCtgtgcgtttatttattctGCTGTCCCTTTTTGGCAATCCTGGTCCACTTGAACATTTGCCAAATAAGCGAAAAAGTTGCATCCGCTCCGGGGCTCCCTGCCCTGCGGCATGCTCCACATCCTCCGCCTCATCCTCAGCCTCTTCTGACCAATTTCCcttgcttttggccaactttgtTGGTTCATCTTGGTCGTGGTTGCTGCCATGACccttttgttgcttttgtcaACCCAAATTCGAACAGAATGCATAAATCTGAGACAAAACACACGCCGCAAAAGGCCACCGAATTTCGCagcaataattaaatttcccattttccagcTCAAAAGGCAGATTTGCCAATTTTCCAGCCAAGAATTTTGCTGACTCTCTGCTGACTCTGATCGACGAAGGCTTAAAGATGATACGCCAGACTTAAAACTTGTATTTTTAACACTTGCGAGAGGAATGCCTAAAGGctaaattagtttatttcagTAATAAAGGCTTAATAATGATTGTAAAATGCATATTCGGCATTATTCAAAGAGCGATTTCGAAggcatttaaattttcaaccGGCAACCATCAGGAATTCGAGGTCAAAAGGCGCAGATTTGCCGATTGCCGGGATGCATCAAATGTTTCcgcaaaacaaataataaataaaaaataaaaaaaacagagaTGCGACTAAACGGATTAAAGTGAGATCGTCGGTGGTAAAAATAGGCCAATATGTGcataaatgaaatttttgCTAATCCGCCGACTGTATGGGTTAATTGTCACTGCCAGAGGATTGCGCGTCAATTAAATTGCGACCGCGGATTCCGCGCATCTAAAAATACGCAGCCAGTGCCTGGGAAATAGTGAAATAGTTAGATTGAGTGCCCAGATTATTGATTGTGATGACAGAGATACTTGCGTGGCTGCCATCATCATTCGCCTTTTGGTTatacgcggcgtatgagcaatgttTGCGAGAAAAGTCGCATACGAGTGCGTGGCACATACTTATGTACGGTTGCCTAGGCGGCTGTGGAATGGATATTTGCCTTCCATTTGCATTGATAACAAGCAGCGAAACTCTGTTTTGCAATTTCAGAGCTCTCAATTCCATTGGCGGAATGCTCAAGTGCGTCAACGAACTGATTGCCAGTGTTTTGTTTACACCGCCTGGCGATGCGATCAACGTTTTCCAACGACGAAAGGTCATCGGTACACATTAGCATCTCTCGCACTCAAAGTGCACATTGAATGCtaggtgtttttttttttgtttttagctgattatatttttattataatcgGTCCATTGACACTGGCCGGAATCGGGGCGCTTACATTGTACCTATGCTGGCAAATAGCAAAACATGAATGGTGGGCCTCGGAGGAGAATAACATTGTTTAAtcacttgtttgtttttcgggaAATACGCAAATTGTACTGGTAATATTGgtaataataaatttataatataattgaACCACAAGAGTAGAATCAGTACATTAAATACAGATATCCGATTTGATTTGCACCGAGCTATGAACGTTTTATAGCAAACGTTCAGTTTTATGATTCTTGGCTTCAAGGATTTCTGATTTGCAAAAACAGGATCATAATGGCCGAAGTTGGAAAGGTGGCAGAAACTGCTCGACTAGGACCTCCTCATCATGTGAATCCCCAAGAACACTAGATCTTTCCATTTTCGAAAATTGCACGAAAGCATTGTGAGCTCCCCATCCGAAAGATTCTGGGCAACATCATAACTTTATGGATATAAAGTCATGTTGGGATCCTAGTACTTCGTCATTAAAAATCatcaaattgaaaaaaagAGTGGTACTGTTGTATGTGAATTGCCCGTGAATTGCACAAATCAATTGGGTATTTCAAAACTTAGCATTAGAGTACATACTAGATTGAAAAGTAGTTTCAACATTTCTTGAATACTATTTAGACTATCTCATGTTAGAGTCAAATAATTCGTCTTAGATCTCAAATTCGTAAAGTAGTTCTTGAAAACTTATAGAATAGAATACTTTTTTGACAGCCTGCTTAATTCTTAAAGCATAACAAGTAAATTGACAAAAGAACCACAGATTTCCTGGAATATATACCaatattttcacaaatttACTTctattttcttaattttccTAATTAATGTCTGATTCGGGATAATTTGCGGCAATACAAGAAATTAAATAGTCTACGATTTGCATTAGTTCTCTGCAACGAGTGGCCACTGTGCTCAAGTGGCAGTTAGACTTACGCATGATGTGGCAGCTGCAGTGGCCACCACAAGGCCGCCTTCGAGGTGGCTGCAGTTGCTCCGTCTCCTGGCGGCATCTTAGTGTCCGTGACAGCTGTCTGGGACATGCCACTGttactgccactgccacttgCAGCCGGGGAATCCCCAATTCGGGAGCAGCCAGTGGCATTCAAAGTTCCAGCACAGTTGCCGTTGCTcaagttgttattattatgcaTTGTTAACTTGTTTACGCTCCCGGAcagcaaaatgaaaatgggtAAAGTGCTAAGAGTGGTCGATGGTCGGTGGAAATTGCTTTGCTCAAGTGCGAATTTCCTTCTTATTCTTCTGCTGGCTGTCGAAAATGGGAATTTATGGCCGAATGCTTATCGCTGTACTAGTTTCGCCGTTTGTCGTTTCCCCTCCAAAGGATTGGCCCTGCCAGTTGGTCTGGATTGCCCGTCAAGGATTGTCAAGTGGAGCTG
The Drosophila mauritiana strain mau12 chromosome X, ASM438214v1, whole genome shotgun sequence DNA segment above includes these coding regions:
- the LOC117146881 gene encoding cytosolic purine 5'-nucleotidase isoform X4 — encoded protein: MQATPSEDAKPQDPLKSFERDFCDLPPYQCEMSDSAPNTPGPCSTSALPKKYYRHAAHRVFVNRSLHLENIKYYGFDMDYTLAEYKSPQYEQLGFNLVKERLVFMGYPKEILQFEYDPTFPVRGLWFDTLYGNLLKVDAYGNILVCVHGFEFIKHHQVYELYPNKFLKLDESRVYVLNTLFNLPETYLLACLVDFLTNSSDFVRVERGIKAGDLLFTYKSIFQDVRRAVDWVHSDGDLKRRTTQNMAHYVKKDERLPTVLSRIRESGAKLFMLTNSDYTYTNEIMTYLFDFPHGATPDEPHRDWKTYFDVIVVDARKPLFFDEGTVLRQVDTKTGSLKIGTHVGPLQPGQVYSGGSCELFTKFINAKGKDVLYVGDHIFGDILKSKKIRGWRTFLIVPELVRELHVWTDECQLFAELQNLDIKLGDLYRDLDSSAKVKPDISQLRTCIRDVTHKMDMSYGMMGSLFRSGSRQTFFSSQVVRYADVYAATLLNLIYYPFSYMFRAPAMLLPHESTVAHDQAHQPPPPLGPVPAATGAASVAASPDESARILAGTAEHVKDSKDLHRASSIVHTRPSTPTVVTHTHDEDYSEEEETPSGAESSTEAVRDASED
- the LOC117146881 gene encoding cytosolic purine 5'-nucleotidase isoform X1, encoding MRNLRRLTNTLQYHRQLTSRSETTDTFRYPNHTTQVAIVNDSRRLSLKSGEIPKQGQGNQAAPSRIRPIHIGAPNCQRSRRNKGNRRLSCSYASLGKMQATPSEDAKPQDPLKSFERDFCDLPPYQCEMSDSAPNTPGPCSTSALPKKYYRHAAHRVFVNRSLHLENIKYYGFDMDYTLAEYKSPQYEQLGFNLVKERLVFMGYPKEILQFEYDPTFPVRGLWFDTLYGNLLKVDAYGNILVCVHGFEFIKHHQVYELYPNKFLKLDESRVYVLNTLFNLPETYLLACLVDFLTNSSDFVRVERGIKAGDLLFTYKSIFQDVRRAVDWVHSDGDLKRRTTQNMAHYVKKDERLPTVLSRIRESGAKLFMLTNSDYTYTNEIMTYLFDFPHGATPDEPHRDWKTYFDVIVVDARKPLFFDEGTVLRQVDTKTGSLKIGTHVGPLQPGQVYSGGSCELFTKFINAKGKDVLYVGDHIFGDILKSKKIRGWRTFLIVPELVRELHVWTDECQLFAELQNLDIKLGDLYRDLDSSAKVKPDISQLRTCIRDVTHKMDMSYGMMGSLFRSGSRQTFFSSQVVRYADVYAATLLNLIYYPFSYMFRAPAMLLPHESTVAHDQAHQPPPPLGPVPAATGAASVAASPDESARILAGTAEHVKDSKDLHRASSIVHTRPSTPTVVTHTHDEDYSEEEETPSGAESSTEAVRDASED
- the LOC117146881 gene encoding cytosolic purine 5'-nucleotidase isoform X2, which codes for MPQPKQKQQQQPQPQQQKPLQKHSSTSSTIIAKPEKERERTQTIGETDMDQSVLNGLAVGADGTAGYHGHKRELGHRVFVNRSLHLENIKYYGFDMDYTLAEYKSPQYEQLGFNLVKERLVFMGYPKEILQFEYDPTFPVRGLWFDTLYGNLLKVDAYGNILVCVHGFEFIKHHQVYELYPNKFLKLDESRVYVLNTLFNLPETYLLACLVDFLTNSSDFVRVERGIKAGDLLFTYKSIFQDVRRAVDWVHSDGDLKRRTTQNMAHYVKKDERLPTVLSRIRESGAKLFMLTNSDYTYTNEIMTYLFDFPHGATPDEPHRDWKTYFDVIVVDARKPLFFDEGTVLRQVDTKTGSLKIGTHVGPLQPGQVYSGGSCELFTKFINAKGKDVLYVGDHIFGDILKSKKIRGWRTFLIVPELVRELHVWTDECQLFAELQNLDIKLGDLYRDLDSSAKVKPDISQLRTCIRDVTHKMDMSYGMMGSLFRSGSRQTFFSSQVVRYADVYAATLLNLIYYPFSYMFRAPAMLLPHESTVAHDQAHQPPPPLGPVPAATGAASVAASPDESARILAGTAEHVKDSKDLHRASSIVHTRPSTPTVVTHTHDEDYSEEEETPSGAESSTEAVRDASED
- the LOC117146881 gene encoding cytosolic purine 5'-nucleotidase isoform X3, which gives rise to MSDSAPNTPGPCSTSALPKKYYRHAAHRVFVNRSLHLENIKYYGFDMDYTLAEYKSPQYEQLGFNLVKERLVFMGYPKEILQFEYDPTFPVRGLWFDTLYGNLLKVDAYGNILVCVHGFEFIKHHQVYELYPNKFLKLDESRVYVLNTLFNLPETYLLACLVDFLTNSSDFVRVERGIKAGDLLFTYKSIFQDVRRAVDWVHSDGDLKRRTTQNMAHYVKKDERLPTVLSRIRESGAKLFMLTNSDYTYTNEIMTYLFDFPHGATPDEPHRDWKTYFDVIVVDARKPLFFDEGTVLRQVDTKTGSLKIGTHVGPLQPGQVYSGGSCELFTKFINAKGKDVLYVGDHIFGDILKSKKIRGWRTFLIVPELVRELHVWTDECQLFAELQNLDIKLGDLYRDLDSSAKVKPDISQLRTCIRDVTHKMDMSYGMMGSLFRSGSRQTFFSSQVVRYADVYAATLLNLIYYPFSYMFRAPAMLLPHESTVAHDQAHQPPPPLGPVPAATGAASVAASPDESARILAGTAEHVKDSKDLHRASSIVHTRPSTPTVVTHTHDEDYSEEEETPSGAESSTEAVRDASED